The following DNA comes from Triticum aestivum cultivar Chinese Spring chromosome 3D, IWGSC CS RefSeq v2.1, whole genome shotgun sequence.
ACGGCCCCGAGTGCTCTGCCTGCACCTATTGGGACAACAAGCATGAAAGTGAAATCCTCCTCTGTAAGAAGAGTTGTTGCAATTTTAGCTCCTGTAGTTGGCTTCATTTTGCTTAGCATATTGTTCCTCGGCACCAATTTTATACGTAAACGAAGAACACAACGACAATATGAGATGGAGATGGAGGAAGAGTTTGGGGAGCTACAAGGAACACCAATGAGGTTCACATTTCAGCAGCTAAAAGCAGCAACCGAGCAATTCGCAGACAAGCTCGGGGAAGGAGGATTTGGGTCTGTTTTCAAGGGTCAATTTGGTGATGAAAGGATTGCAGTAAAACGTTTGGATCGAGCGGGTCAGGGCAAAACGGAATTTTCTGCAGAGGTTCAGACAATTGGCAGCATTCATCATATTAATCTGGTGAGATTGATTGGTTTCTGTGCAGAGAAATCGCATAGGCTCTTGGTATATGAGTACATGCCAAAAGGATCCCTGGATAGATGGATCTATCATCGACATGACAATGATTCACCTCCCCTGAATTGGAGCACGCGGTACAAGATTATCACTCACATAGCAAAGGGTCTCGCTTATCTTCATGAGGAGTGCATAAAAAAGATTGCCCATTTGGATGTCAAACCACAAAACATCCTCTTAGATGATAACTTCAATGCTAAACTTTCTGATTTTGGACTATGCAAGCTCATTGACAGGGATATGAGCCAAGTGTTTACCAGAATGAGGGGCACACCTGGATATTTAGCTCCCGAATGGTTGACATCACAGATTACGGAAAAGGCCGATGTCTATAGCTTTGGTGTTGTGGTCATGGAAGTCATCAGCGGAAGAAAGAAC
Coding sequences within:
- the LOC123073615 gene encoding G-type lectin S-receptor-like serine/threonine-protein kinase SD2-5; this encodes MKVKSSSVRRVVAILAPVVGFILLSILFLGTNFIRKRRTQRQYEMEMEEEFGELQGTPMRFTFQQLKAATEQFADKLGEGGFGSVFKGQFGDERIAVKRLDRAGQGKTEFSAEVQTIGSIHHINLVRLIGFCAEKSHRLLVYEYMPKGSLDRWIYHRHDNDSPPLNWSTRYKIITHIAKGLAYLHEECIKKIAHLDVKPQNILLDDNFNAKLSDFGLCKLIDRDMSQVFTRMRGTPGYLAPEWLTSQITEKADVYSFGVVVMEVISGRKNLDNSRSEESIHLITQLEEKIDCKRRPKMSEVVKVLEGAMNAESNIDHNFVATSQVYFGAAGNVVSSVPPLASHVSGPR